Proteins from a single region of Fodinibius sp. Rm-B-1B1-1:
- the upp gene encoding uracil phosphoribosyltransferase, which translates to MSDFKNVTLVKHPVVNRDLTILRDVNTNISEFRAAIKRIAMILAYHALKELPQKTFEVETPIKKTTGYDIDQGVMVVPILRAGLSLSDALLQFIPDARVGHLGMERDETTHQPVDYYSNIPDGVENDMVLVVDPMLATGGSAHDALSFLEDQGAQHLRFVSLICAPEGLQKLEQEHPQVHTITAAIDSHLNDDAFIVPGLGDAGDRYFGTT; encoded by the coding sequence ATGTCTGATTTCAAGAACGTAACACTCGTAAAGCATCCCGTAGTTAACCGCGACTTAACGATTCTGCGGGATGTAAATACGAACATTTCCGAATTTAGGGCAGCCATCAAACGTATAGCCATGATTCTGGCATATCATGCTTTGAAGGAACTGCCCCAAAAAACATTCGAAGTCGAAACCCCTATCAAAAAGACAACAGGCTACGATATTGATCAGGGCGTTATGGTTGTCCCTATTCTCCGTGCCGGACTTAGTCTTTCTGATGCTTTGCTTCAATTTATTCCCGACGCGCGGGTCGGCCATCTTGGGATGGAGCGAGACGAGACAACACACCAACCCGTCGACTATTACTCTAACATCCCTGACGGCGTCGAAAATGATATGGTGCTGGTTGTCGATCCCATGCTGGCAACGGGTGGCAGTGCCCATGATGCACTCTCCTTTTTAGAGGATCAGGGCGCACAACATCTGCGTTTTGTATCGTTAATATGTGCACCGGAAGGCTTACAAAAACTGGAGCAAGAACATCCCCAGGTACATACCATTACAGCTGCCATTGACAGTCACTTAAATGATGACGCCTTTATTGTACCGGGGTTAGGTGATGCGGGTGACCGATATTTTGGAACAACATAA
- the lptC gene encoding LPS export ABC transporter periplasmic protein LptC, with protein MEQHKSLFLFVITLGLVLGLASCGELSEQESQKVDEALRDSLTSSTETWDVDMEIMEDGLKKVRLWGSYAATFTDGDRNETKIKGPVTIHVFDSVGTTKTKVFSNRAVYKPDDAVFELFGNVEVETRDNRYLNSEYLEWNQSDNTINTPKFVIIKTPSDSIAGTGFKGDTDLVDYTIKEPKGRVIVD; from the coding sequence TTGGAACAACATAAATCACTTTTCCTTTTTGTCATTACACTTGGCCTTGTCTTAGGATTGGCTTCCTGTGGAGAACTTTCTGAACAGGAGTCCCAAAAGGTTGATGAAGCTCTCCGCGATTCTCTTACCTCCTCTACCGAAACCTGGGATGTTGATATGGAAATTATGGAAGACGGGCTTAAAAAAGTACGCCTTTGGGGATCATATGCAGCTACTTTTACGGATGGTGATCGTAATGAAACTAAAATAAAAGGTCCTGTCACCATCCACGTATTTGATTCTGTAGGAACTACCAAGACAAAAGTTTTTTCTAATCGCGCGGTTTATAAACCGGACGATGCTGTCTTTGAACTTTTTGGAAATGTTGAAGTTGAAACACGCGACAACCGGTATCTAAATTCAGAATATTTGGAATGGAATCAATCCGATAACACCATCAATACGCCAAAATTCGTTATTATAAAAACACCCAGCGACAGTATTGCCGGTACCGGTTTCAAGGGTGATACCGACTTAGTCGACTACACCATCAAAGAACCTAAGGGCCGCGTAATTGTAGATTAA
- a CDS encoding OstA-like protein, which yields MTNIKVHKKSAQQTFLQFFLLISILWGLPQLTAAQNLVDILEADQIQGGQFKGDRVQKILGNVHLQTQNMEMYCDSAYQFVNKDEIRAYGNIQINTETEKIWADSLTYYTNVDFSQLRGRVVIEADSTTLFGNSVDYRFSTRVANFLDEIRLEDQRGTLVADSGFYYREADSAKFYGNVQLADSLQYLEGDSLFSNRNSEYYELYGDIFGDDHENDSMIQGEYLEADSTGRRLLEGNAWLQSFEQDTSDTTQADTTHIRAHTILSLEDRTPVDTTGIIFGYDSVRIWSPTFASVSDTSKYTDSTETFELWSNAKSWHEDVQLTGPYIEAQIVNGDIDSLKSYPRPFSVQQDTALDRLNQITGDTLHADFKDGQLWEIYVFGNSKLLRFTKNEQDQPDGAVDLTAPNIRIFFRDGQLHRMKAMGPVDGSYLPESDKTANRRLDGFSWNPELRPQRPQTDMERRFPPIPKKLFFELPRQYIRHLKENHPTSKWLE from the coding sequence ATGACTAATATCAAAGTACATAAAAAGAGTGCCCAGCAAACCTTTCTGCAATTCTTTCTTCTGATCTCTATTCTGTGGGGACTGCCTCAACTAACCGCTGCACAAAACCTCGTCGATATTTTAGAAGCGGATCAAATTCAGGGGGGACAATTCAAAGGTGATCGGGTTCAAAAAATATTGGGCAATGTACATCTGCAGACTCAAAATATGGAAATGTACTGTGATAGCGCCTACCAGTTTGTGAATAAGGATGAGATTCGAGCCTATGGTAACATTCAGATCAATACTGAAACGGAAAAAATTTGGGCAGACTCTCTCACTTACTACACAAATGTTGATTTTAGTCAGCTGCGTGGAAGAGTTGTTATTGAAGCTGACAGCACTACCCTCTTTGGGAATAGCGTAGACTACCGATTTAGTACCCGGGTAGCCAATTTTTTGGACGAAATTCGCCTGGAAGATCAGCGTGGAACTCTTGTGGCTGATTCAGGATTCTATTACCGCGAAGCCGACAGTGCTAAATTTTATGGAAACGTTCAGCTTGCCGATTCTCTGCAATACTTAGAAGGCGACTCATTGTTCAGTAATAGAAACTCGGAATACTATGAGCTGTATGGAGATATTTTTGGAGATGATCATGAAAACGATTCAATGATCCAAGGTGAATACCTCGAAGCTGATTCCACCGGACGGCGACTATTAGAGGGCAATGCATGGCTCCAAAGTTTTGAACAGGATACTTCCGACACAACCCAAGCTGATACGACCCATATCAGAGCCCATACCATTTTATCACTCGAAGACCGGACACCAGTTGATACCACCGGCATTATTTTTGGATACGATAGCGTTCGAATTTGGTCTCCCACCTTTGCATCGGTTTCTGACACCTCAAAATACACCGATAGTACCGAAACCTTTGAACTTTGGTCCAATGCTAAATCCTGGCATGAAGACGTGCAGCTTACCGGACCCTATATTGAAGCCCAAATTGTAAATGGAGATATCGATAGCCTAAAATCGTATCCCCGGCCGTTTTCGGTGCAGCAAGACACTGCCCTTGACCGGCTAAATCAAATCACAGGTGATACCCTGCATGCTGATTTCAAAGACGGGCAGCTTTGGGAGATCTATGTTTTTGGCAATTCAAAATTGCTGCGATTCACTAAAAATGAACAAGATCAACCCGATGGAGCCGTAGATCTGACAGCTCCTAATATTCGTATCTTTTTTAGGGATGGACAACTCCATCGAATGAAGGCTATGGGGCCCGTTGATGGATCATATCTACCAGAAAGTGACAAAACAGCCAATCGAAGACTGGATGGATTTAGTTGGAATCCAGAGCTCCGGCCCCAACGTCCCCAAACTGACATGGAGCGTCGCTTCCCTCCAATCCCCAAAAAACTTTTCTTTGAACTCCCGCGCCAATATATTCGACACCTCAAAGAAAATCACCCAACCAGCAAGTGGCTGGAATAA
- a CDS encoding elongation factor G, which produces MNVYKPSKIRNIVLLGHSGSGKTTLAETMLFESGSKKRRGSVEQKNTSSDYHDIEREKGKSVFSSLLHFDWRGSKINLIDTPGTADYIGEVAGALRVADTAIFALNGEYGVEVGTELHWKYTEKYNIPSLFIVNKPDNEYADFQNAVDSAKEHFGRGVVVVQYPYSEGEDFHAIIDVLKMTMYEFPEKGGKPDKLPIPDSHKAQADLLHNQLVEAVAENDETLLDLYLEQGELTESQMREGLQQSLLNRDIFPLFCCCAKRNMGTGRVMGFLGNVAPNPLEANPPKTVGGEPVELNPNGEPLMFIWKNSSESHVGDMLFFKMYGGTATAGLDLINESTGSGVRLSGLYGINGHKREEVPQIPTGDLAAAVKLKNTGVNDTLHSKDRDIKIEPIHFPEPIIRTAIRLKHDGEEDKLGNALHQLQREDPSMQIEHSQELKQVIVHGQGEEHLAVIKYALETRFNLELEFVQPRIPYRETITKAVRTEYKHKKQSGGAGQYGAVSMLIEPLTENMEEHSDLKVRDVQEIDLEWGGKLIFRNCIVGGVIDNRFMPAILKGIMEKMEAGPLSNCRVRDLRISVYDGDMHSVDSNDAAFRTAALMAFKDGFLKANPKLMEPIYTIEVTVPANFMGDVMSDISTRRGQILGMDSEGSIQKIKAQVPLEELDHYATRLKSMTQGSARYSRSFSHYDQVPYDIQQRVMEETMQVQEA; this is translated from the coding sequence ATGAATGTGTATAAGCCATCAAAGATCAGAAATATTGTACTATTGGGACATTCCGGTTCCGGGAAAACAACCCTGGCCGAGACGATGTTATTTGAGTCGGGAAGTAAAAAGAGGCGTGGTTCAGTTGAGCAGAAAAATACGTCGTCGGATTACCATGACATTGAACGTGAAAAAGGGAAATCGGTTTTTTCGAGCTTGTTGCATTTCGATTGGAGAGGCAGCAAAATTAATCTTATTGATACACCCGGTACGGCAGATTATATCGGTGAGGTAGCCGGAGCACTGCGGGTGGCAGATACAGCTATTTTTGCCCTCAATGGGGAATATGGCGTTGAGGTTGGTACGGAATTACATTGGAAATACACCGAAAAGTATAATATTCCGTCACTATTTATCGTCAACAAACCAGATAATGAATATGCGGATTTCCAAAATGCGGTGGATTCCGCTAAGGAACATTTTGGTCGTGGTGTAGTGGTTGTTCAGTATCCATACAGCGAGGGCGAAGATTTCCATGCTATTATTGATGTGCTGAAAATGACGATGTACGAGTTTCCTGAAAAGGGCGGCAAGCCTGATAAGTTACCGATTCCAGATTCTCATAAAGCGCAGGCAGATCTGTTGCACAATCAGCTGGTTGAGGCGGTGGCGGAAAATGACGAAACACTACTGGATTTGTACCTGGAGCAGGGGGAGCTTACGGAGAGTCAGATGCGCGAAGGATTACAGCAGTCGTTATTGAACCGGGATATCTTTCCACTTTTTTGCTGCTGCGCCAAACGGAATATGGGTACTGGTCGGGTTATGGGATTTCTCGGAAACGTGGCGCCAAATCCATTAGAAGCAAATCCGCCTAAAACGGTGGGTGGTGAACCGGTGGAACTCAATCCTAACGGTGAACCGCTGATGTTTATCTGGAAAAACAGTTCCGAGTCGCATGTGGGAGATATGCTCTTTTTTAAAATGTATGGAGGTACAGCTACAGCGGGTCTCGATTTAATTAATGAAAGTACGGGTAGTGGCGTACGATTGTCGGGACTTTATGGCATTAATGGGCACAAGCGGGAGGAGGTACCACAAATTCCCACTGGAGATTTAGCTGCGGCTGTTAAGCTTAAAAATACCGGGGTAAATGATACGCTTCATAGTAAGGATCGAGATATTAAAATTGAACCTATTCATTTCCCCGAACCTATCATTCGCACAGCGATTAGGCTTAAACATGATGGTGAGGAAGATAAGTTAGGTAATGCCTTGCATCAGCTCCAGCGCGAAGACCCTTCCATGCAAATTGAGCATAGCCAGGAACTAAAGCAGGTTATTGTGCATGGACAAGGCGAAGAACACTTGGCAGTAATTAAGTACGCCTTGGAAACACGGTTTAACTTGGAGCTGGAGTTTGTCCAGCCACGGATTCCTTATCGCGAGACCATCACCAAAGCTGTACGTACGGAATATAAGCACAAAAAACAGTCGGGCGGAGCGGGACAATATGGGGCCGTTTCAATGTTAATAGAGCCACTTACGGAAAATATGGAGGAACACAGTGATCTGAAAGTACGTGATGTGCAAGAGATTGATCTGGAATGGGGTGGAAAACTAATCTTCAGGAACTGCATTGTAGGTGGTGTTATTGATAATCGTTTTATGCCGGCTATTCTCAAAGGTATCATGGAAAAGATGGAGGCCGGGCCGCTCAGCAATTGCCGGGTTCGGGATCTTCGTATCTCGGTTTATGATGGGGATATGCACTCAGTCGATTCCAATGATGCTGCATTTCGTACGGCCGCGCTCATGGCTTTCAAGGATGGATTTTTGAAAGCGAATCCCAAGTTGATGGAGCCTATCTATACGATAGAGGTGACCGTTCCCGCTAATTTCATGGGTGATGTGATGAGTGATATCAGTACTCGTCGTGGACAGATTCTGGGTATGGATTCGGAGGGATCTATACAGAAAATCAAAGCCCAGGTGCCATTGGAAGAGCTTGATCACTATGCCACCCGACTCAAATCGATGACGCAGGGTAGTGCTCGATATAGTCGTTCCTTTTCGCATTACGATCAAGTACCGTATGATATCCAGCAGCGTGTGATGGAAGAAACAATGCAGGTGCAAGAGGCTTAA
- a CDS encoding asparaginase, protein MKDILLIQTGGTIAMDISEDQKPTLNSEKWTQLMYQAIPELEEIANITAERLFFEDSSDIHKKHWATLAKFIEDSYEDYDGFVILHGTDTMAYTGSALSFSLQGLNKPIILTGSQVPMSNIRSDARRNLVNAIEMATLPLPEVAICFNDFVYRGNRATKMSIGDFDAFASPNYPPLAEIGLNIKLRDHILPASNSLSVATNFSDKVFLLKIYPNLNPEFLQQINFDDTRALIVEAFGSGNFPIHGRQNLLPFFEQCLENDILLIITSQAAYDAVDLSNYESGRKAMELGALSARDMTTEATLTKIMYLFAKHDDTDTIIKQFNANIVGEMTE, encoded by the coding sequence ATGAAAGACATTTTGCTTATCCAGACCGGCGGGACGATTGCCATGGATATCAGCGAAGACCAAAAACCCACTCTGAATTCCGAGAAATGGACACAGCTGATGTATCAGGCCATCCCCGAACTCGAAGAAATTGCTAATATCACCGCGGAGCGGCTCTTTTTCGAAGACAGCTCAGACATCCACAAAAAACATTGGGCAACACTGGCCAAATTTATTGAAGACAGCTATGAGGATTATGATGGGTTTGTAATTCTACATGGTACCGATACCATGGCATATACCGGGTCAGCCCTGTCTTTTTCGCTGCAGGGGTTAAACAAGCCCATTATTCTAACCGGTAGCCAAGTGCCAATGAGTAATATCCGCAGCGATGCGCGCCGGAATCTTGTCAATGCTATTGAGATGGCCACCCTGCCCCTGCCCGAAGTTGCAATCTGCTTCAACGATTTTGTGTACCGTGGCAACCGGGCGACGAAAATGAGTATTGGTGATTTTGATGCTTTTGCCTCTCCCAATTATCCTCCACTGGCCGAAATTGGATTAAATATCAAACTGCGCGATCACATTCTTCCCGCATCAAATTCGCTGTCGGTAGCTACCAACTTTTCGGATAAAGTTTTCCTCTTAAAAATATATCCAAACCTAAATCCCGAGTTTTTACAGCAAATTAATTTTGATGATACCCGTGCCTTAATTGTCGAAGCCTTTGGAAGCGGCAATTTTCCCATTCACGGCCGACAAAACCTGCTTCCATTCTTCGAACAGTGCCTCGAAAATGATATTTTGCTTATTATCACCTCGCAAGCAGCCTACGATGCGGTGGATCTAAGCAATTACGAAAGTGGCCGAAAAGCTATGGAGCTTGGTGCCCTTAGCGCCCGTGATATGACAACCGAAGCAACGCTCACAAAAATAATGTATCTTTTTGCCAAGCATGACGATACTGATACCATAATCAAACAATTTAATGCCAACATCGTTGGTGAAATGACCGAATAA
- a CDS encoding ribonuclease H-like domain-containing protein — protein MFFVFDVETVPDFEFVRQVIDDPLEDEDELLIQASEDLARNSSGFLPPMYHRMISWVGLWIENNGVPKQKVGWNGTDEKEGLEELFDALSTYKDFGLVHHNGRGFDLPLLTYRALKYGLQMPKRLNHYEIKYRYSDDNVDLLDEFSNYGASSWPKLKHLGYLIDIPFKQTGEGNEVLKMFREDKLDEIEHYCYEDVMATYVVWLHLKYTVGDITKELFDNLNDRAMNKLKDIQGIEK, from the coding sequence ATGTTTTTTGTTTTTGATGTCGAGACTGTCCCCGATTTTGAATTTGTTCGCCAGGTGATTGACGATCCCTTAGAGGATGAAGATGAGTTACTTATCCAGGCCAGTGAAGATTTGGCTCGGAATTCTTCCGGCTTTTTGCCTCCCATGTATCACCGCATGATTTCGTGGGTGGGATTGTGGATCGAAAACAACGGTGTACCCAAACAGAAAGTGGGCTGGAATGGCACTGATGAAAAAGAAGGACTTGAAGAACTTTTTGACGCCCTAAGTACTTATAAAGATTTTGGATTGGTCCACCATAACGGGCGCGGATTTGATCTGCCATTGCTTACCTATCGTGCACTCAAATATGGCCTTCAAATGCCAAAACGCCTAAACCATTACGAAATCAAATATCGCTACAGTGACGACAATGTTGATCTACTGGATGAATTCAGTAACTATGGAGCAAGCTCATGGCCAAAACTCAAGCATTTAGGCTATCTTATTGACATCCCTTTTAAGCAAACCGGCGAAGGCAACGAAGTACTCAAAATGTTTCGCGAGGATAAGCTGGACGAAATTGAGCATTACTGCTATGAAGATGTAATGGCTACCTATGTCGTATGGCTTCATCTAAAATATACCGTCGGCGATATTACTAAGGAGCTCTTTGATAATCTCAACGATCGTGCCATGAATAAGCTAAAGGATATTCAGGGGATTGAGAAGTAA
- a CDS encoding glycosyltransferase family 32 protein: MYKPSKEAISISENDHKRSDKVCDFIKTYKGNSIAKGTIPKIIIQYWDNPKQIPKDVNKCVKTWDKLDSKDYKHLLFNDYSARKLIANKFNQRHVKAYDHCYHPAMKSDYFRLCFIHSYGGCYIDTDDAYCGTNIEHLFNDARLKLQPLCYDVSTNSMVDPNKFTKPKQYSTNWIFYFNNNPIIAPPKNPIIQYALKRATDILLKPNHDNLPDIQSTTGPGNLTASVVAQMTTSNSYEVETHFRVLTNWANYIDTIWSLRYRNDNRNWRLSNKKNFYRE, from the coding sequence ATGTACAAACCATCAAAAGAGGCTATTTCAATATCTGAAAATGACCATAAACGTTCTGATAAAGTTTGCGACTTTATAAAAACATATAAAGGTAATTCAATAGCCAAAGGAACTATCCCTAAAATAATTATTCAATATTGGGACAATCCAAAGCAAATTCCTAAAGATGTAAACAAATGTGTTAAGACGTGGGATAAACTTGATTCAAAAGACTATAAGCATTTGTTATTCAATGATTATAGTGCACGAAAACTTATTGCCAATAAGTTTAACCAACGTCATGTTAAAGCCTATGATCACTGTTATCATCCTGCTATGAAAAGTGATTATTTCCGTCTTTGCTTCATTCACTCATATGGTGGATGCTATATTGATACGGATGATGCTTATTGTGGAACAAATATTGAGCATCTTTTCAATGATGCACGTTTAAAGTTACAACCTCTTTGTTACGATGTTTCAACCAATAGCATGGTTGACCCAAACAAGTTTACCAAACCAAAACAATATTCTACAAACTGGATTTTCTATTTCAACAACAATCCAATAATTGCTCCTCCCAAAAATCCCATAATCCAATATGCGTTAAAAAGAGCAACTGATATTTTGCTTAAACCTAACCATGATAACCTACCTGATATCCAGTCGACAACTGGACCAGGTAATCTAACTGCAAGCGTTGTTGCCCAGATGACTACTAGTAATTCCTATGAAGTTGAAACGCATTTCAGGGTGCTAACAAATTGGGCAAACTATATTGATACTATCTGGTCACTTAGATATAGGAACGACAATAGAAATTGGCGACTATCAAATAAAAAAAACTTTTATAGAGAGTAA
- a CDS encoding family 16 glycosylhydrolase, producing MGKKKCKTFGKMNGDNSQKRIEQIYVINLDRQPQRWKQTIQELSNILDSNDKPLSDLTTRISAIDASQFDKSMDIDVVNRTYTLGDQLFVEPRQTLPSQLDLDKQIEMTEQEIAVAQSHIKTWRKIANGNDKYALVLEDDVGIRLNFANYVDQIWQQICSYQDKSSLFDILYLSYKEVENGAEKHPITKDVFKLFRGLWFLSGYVISKKGAKKLLDFLPICGPVDLWINHKFNEITALTASESVIFQRMDQNSENSYSVLPALSEIGVLNNEAPSLFQAPSLVKPIFAIGTKNSGLTSLSMALSMLGYRCCSDLDDLPNEEKNKLISKGKPRIFDAYVNIGFVEKYLSKLSKLYPEAKLIIAIDSGSNIDISKYIDGWSERFLVLPSTEQRKWKLLCEFLGTVPPASPYPSLPEKGKRMISQHNRKRSKKNSSVQKLKSDSLPWIVSSKNGWNGIPLNTELKSSFATSKNSIRISSNFDQLDKSTWFLREDTFPGNLALFKPSNIYLNNDAPTEIYVRQENMKVRNYSSGALTTHTEFLFGRFEAILKPPKTTGLITGLFLHRNSPRQEVDIEFLGKYPQKLLLNVFYNPGDEGARFDYGYRGTPILVNLGFDVTNDFHSYAIEWEPDELRWFVDDQLIHRRVNWNPTPIPHLPMKFHVNHWPSKSRELAGKLSNKSLPSSTLLKSVELATSQMNC from the coding sequence ATGGGCAAAAAGAAATGTAAAACATTCGGTAAAATGAATGGTGATAATTCACAAAAAAGAATTGAACAAATCTATGTAATTAACTTAGATCGACAACCGCAACGTTGGAAACAAACTATCCAAGAACTATCAAATATTCTTGATTCAAATGACAAACCATTAAGTGATCTTACAACTCGTATTTCAGCTATCGATGCCAGCCAGTTTGATAAATCTATGGATATTGATGTAGTTAATCGAACCTATACACTTGGTGATCAACTATTTGTGGAACCCCGCCAAACATTGCCTTCCCAATTGGACCTTGACAAGCAAATCGAAATGACAGAACAAGAAATTGCTGTTGCACAATCTCATATTAAGACTTGGAGGAAAATTGCTAACGGAAACGACAAATATGCCTTAGTCCTTGAAGATGATGTTGGAATTCGTCTCAATTTCGCAAATTATGTTGATCAGATATGGCAACAAATTTGCTCATATCAAGATAAATCTTCCTTATTCGATATTCTCTATTTATCTTATAAAGAGGTAGAAAATGGCGCAGAGAAGCACCCAATAACAAAGGATGTTTTCAAACTCTTCCGAGGCCTATGGTTTCTATCTGGTTATGTAATATCAAAAAAGGGGGCGAAAAAATTACTGGACTTCCTCCCAATTTGTGGACCTGTCGATCTTTGGATCAACCATAAGTTTAATGAGATTACTGCTTTGACTGCCTCAGAATCTGTAATTTTTCAACGTATGGACCAAAACTCGGAAAATTCCTATTCTGTTCTACCTGCCCTTTCAGAAATTGGTGTTCTCAACAATGAAGCGCCCAGTTTATTTCAAGCACCATCTTTGGTAAAACCTATATTCGCCATAGGTACCAAAAACTCAGGACTGACCTCACTCTCGATGGCTTTATCTATGTTAGGATATAGGTGTTGCAGCGATCTTGACGATTTACCTAATGAGGAAAAAAACAAGCTAATATCGAAGGGTAAGCCACGAATATTTGATGCTTATGTAAACATCGGGTTCGTAGAAAAATATCTTAGTAAACTTTCAAAACTTTATCCAGAAGCCAAATTAATTATAGCAATTGACAGTGGTTCGAATATAGACATTTCAAAATATATTGACGGATGGTCAGAACGTTTCTTAGTCTTGCCTTCTACTGAACAAAGAAAATGGAAATTACTATGTGAGTTTCTAGGTACTGTCCCACCAGCATCTCCTTACCCATCATTACCAGAGAAAGGAAAACGCATGATCTCTCAACATAATAGAAAGAGATCAAAAAAGAATTCCTCTGTGCAAAAGCTTAAGTCTGACTCCTTACCTTGGATAGTTTCATCAAAAAATGGATGGAACGGTATCCCCTTAAATACAGAATTGAAAAGCTCATTTGCTACTAGCAAAAATAGTATTAGAATTTCTAGTAATTTTGACCAATTAGATAAGTCTACATGGTTTCTTCGAGAGGATACCTTTCCTGGAAACTTAGCCTTATTTAAACCATCTAACATCTACTTGAATAATGATGCCCCCACAGAAATTTATGTTAGACAAGAAAATATGAAGGTTAGAAACTACAGTTCAGGAGCTCTTACGACTCATACGGAATTTCTATTTGGTCGTTTTGAGGCCATTCTTAAACCACCTAAAACAACTGGTCTTATCACTGGCTTGTTTTTGCATCGCAACTCTCCAAGACAAGAAGTTGATATAGAATTTCTTGGTAAATATCCGCAAAAATTATTACTAAATGTCTTTTATAACCCAGGTGATGAGGGAGCGCGATTCGATTATGGATATAGAGGAACACCAATTTTAGTAAACTTAGGATTTGATGTAACTAATGACTTTCATTCTTATGCTATCGAATGGGAACCAGATGAATTAAGATGGTTTGTTGATGATCAACTCATTCACAGACGTGTTAATTGGAATCCAACACCAATACCTCACCTTCCAATGAAATTTCATGTAAACCATTGGCCCTCAAAGTCACGTGAATTAGCAGGCAAGTTATCAAATAAATCTCTTCCTTCATCTACGTTATTAAAGTCAGTTGAATTAGCTACTTCTCAAATGAACTGCTAA
- a CDS encoding glucose-1-phosphate adenylyltransferase, giving the protein MRRKVIAVILGGGQGTRLFPLTKLRSKPAVPVAGKYRLVDIPISNCINSGVRRIYVLTQFNSASLNRHIKNSYNFDVFSRGFVDILAAEQTPDSKNWYQGTADAVRQSVHHMENHSHEHVLILSGDQLYQMDYRKMMKRHEDNEADITIGTIPVVAEDATGFGIMQTNKEGFIQRFVEKPDYDDLDQWKSDTPEQFKKDDRVYLASMGIYIFKKEILNELFDEYEDATDFGKEIIPEAIKEDYKVQSYEFDGYWTDIGTIKSFFEANLALTDDLPSFNLFDNEDFIYTHARMLPASKLSGTTFDHSVLAEGCIIEASRVERSVIGIRSRIGKGTTIENSIVMGNDYFQSQEEIMESDDKNPPMGIGQRCFISNAIIDKDVKIGNDVRIAGGDHLDDGEYANYHVVDGIVIIPKGEVIEDGTKI; this is encoded by the coding sequence ATGCGTAGAAAAGTAATTGCGGTTATTTTAGGTGGAGGACAGGGTACACGTTTATTTCCGTTAACGAAGCTACGATCGAAGCCTGCGGTGCCAGTAGCAGGGAAGTACCGGTTGGTTGATATCCCTATCTCAAACTGTATTAATTCCGGGGTTCGTCGTATCTATGTTCTTACGCAGTTTAATTCAGCTTCGTTAAATCGGCACATCAAAAACTCCTACAATTTTGATGTTTTTAGTCGCGGGTTTGTAGATATTTTGGCAGCCGAACAAACGCCTGATAGCAAAAACTGGTACCAGGGTACTGCCGATGCTGTACGGCAGTCCGTTCATCATATGGAAAACCATTCTCACGAACATGTACTTATTCTTTCTGGTGACCAACTCTACCAAATGGACTACCGAAAGATGATGAAACGTCACGAGGATAATGAGGCTGATATTACTATTGGAACCATACCGGTAGTGGCCGAAGATGCAACGGGCTTTGGTATTATGCAGACCAATAAAGAGGGCTTTATTCAACGGTTTGTAGAGAAACCCGATTATGATGATTTGGATCAATGGAAATCTGATACGCCTGAGCAGTTTAAAAAAGATGATCGCGTATACTTGGCTTCCATGGGTATCTATATCTTCAAAAAAGAGATTTTAAATGAATTATTTGATGAATATGAGGATGCAACGGATTTTGGAAAAGAAATTATTCCTGAGGCTATAAAAGAAGATTATAAAGTTCAGAGTTATGAGTTTGACGGTTACTGGACTGATATTGGAACGATTAAGTCATTCTTTGAGGCGAATCTGGCACTTACAGATGATCTACCCAGTTTTAACCTTTTTGATAATGAAGATTTTATTTATACACACGCTCGTATGCTGCCGGCGTCTAAATTATCAGGTACAACGTTCGATCATTCTGTGTTGGCCGAGGGATGTATTATTGAAGCAAGCAGGGTAGAACGATCGGTGATCGGAATTCGGTCACGTATCGGCAAGGGAACGACCATAGAAAATTCAATTGTGATGGGAAATGATTATTTCCAATCCCAGGAAGAGATTATGGAAAGTGACGATAAAAATCCCCCAATGGGTATTGGGCAGCGCTGCTTTATTAGCAATGCTATTATAGATAAGGATGTAAAGATTGGTAATGATGTCCGTATTGCAGGAGGAGATCATCTTGATGATGGAGAATACGCCAATTATCATGTCGTCGATGGCATTGTCATTATTCCCAAAGGAGAAGTCATCGAAGACGGGACGAAGATATAG